From the genome of Deltaproteobacteria bacterium, one region includes:
- the nuoH gene encoding NADH-quinone oxidoreductase subunit NuoH produces MAWLIGIALLVVKLGLVLLVLLTLAAYLVLLERKFLARLQIRYGPNRAGKYGLLQPLADTIKMLTKEDIVPEAADRLLFLMAPAVVATEALLIFAVVPFGSNITVWGREIPLVIADLNVGLLYVFALASLGVYGVVIGGWAANSKYSLLGGIRGAAQMISYELSLGLSLVPIVMLAKSFSLVDIVEAQAGYPFIVVQPVAFVIFLISAMAETKRIPFDLPEAENELGAGYHTEYSGMRFGLFFLGEYVNLLVLGALVAVFFLGGWRGPWLPPLFWFLAKMILVALFMIWVRGTLPRLRYDQLMHFGWKVLVPVALVNIVLTGGWLVLLNC; encoded by the coding sequence ATGGCTTGGCTCATAGGAATAGCACTGCTGGTGGTAAAGCTGGGCCTGGTGCTGCTGGTGCTTCTGACGCTGGCCGCCTACCTGGTGCTGCTGGAGCGGAAGTTTCTCGCCAGGCTGCAGATCCGCTATGGACCCAACAGAGCCGGCAAGTATGGCCTGCTGCAGCCTCTGGCCGATACCATCAAGATGCTCACCAAGGAAGACATCGTGCCTGAGGCCGCTGATCGGCTCCTCTTCCTGATGGCCCCGGCAGTGGTTGCCACAGAGGCGCTGCTCATTTTTGCGGTGGTGCCCTTTGGCAGCAATATCACGGTATGGGGCAGGGAGATCCCCCTGGTGATTGCTGATCTCAATGTGGGCCTTCTCTACGTATTTGCCCTGGCGTCTCTGGGTGTTTACGGGGTGGTCATCGGCGGCTGGGCTGCCAACTCCAAGTACAGCCTGCTGGGCGGCATTCGGGGGGCGGCCCAGATGATCAGCTATGAGCTTTCTCTTGGCCTGTCCCTGGTGCCGATAGTAATGCTGGCAAAATCTTTCAGTCTGGTGGACATAGTGGAGGCGCAGGCCGGCTATCCCTTCATTGTGGTGCAGCCCGTAGCCTTTGTCATCTTCCTCATCAGCGCCATGGCTGAGACCAAGCGCATACCCTTTGATCTGCCTGAGGCAGAGAACGAACTCGGGGCCGGCTACCACACCGAATACAGCGGCATGCGTTTCGGCCTCTTTTTTCTGGGAGAATACGTCAATCTTCTGGTGCTGGGAGCGCTGGTAGCCGTATTCTTTCTGGGCGGCTGGCGCGGCCCCTGGCTGCCGCCCCTTTTCTGGTTTCTGGCCAAGATGATCCTGGTGGCCCTCTTTATGATCTGGGTGAGAGGCACCCTGCCGAGGCTTCGCTATGATCAGCTTATGCATTTTGGCTGGAAGGTGCTGGTGCCGGTGGCTCTGGTCAATATTGTGCTCACCGGAGGGTGGCTGGTGTTGCTCAATTGCTGA
- the nuoG gene encoding NADH-quinone oxidoreductase subunit NuoG has product MPTIVIDDLEIEVVEGTRVIEAAEQLGIMIPRFCYHPALGSVGACRVCAVKFLQGPVKGMQMSCMVEATDGMVVSTVDEEAVAFRRQVIEWLMLNHPHDCPVCDEGGHCLLQDMTVSGGHGIRRYLGRKRTYHDQYLGPLVQHEMNRCIHCYRCVRYYQEFCGYRDLGVMQSGSRTYFGRFIDGVLESPFAGNLIDVCPTGVYTDRPSRFKGRQWDFQRAPSLCLNCSLGCHITANARYREVVRLEARPSEVVNGHFVCDRGRYGFEYVNHPERPRQARVDGRLVGVPEAIDISRQRLAEIAAHWGQSSIAGVGSARSSLESQAALKQVCGATGWRGPVFFTTADQARKVRAAAAGISLESAASLSDFTRADFLLAVGADPLQEAPMAALAMRQAVRAGARAVVLDPRPVSLPFNFSQLCMPPDEIEFHVGLLVKGAIEKEAVEHLSEELRQVYQALPSDDFPASGTGEKTSELAAVLKGCQHPLLACGTDVVRTSTPALVAACVQLLRAAGKEASLGYFLPGPNSFAAALLHSGQTSVAQLVDEIEAGTVKAVIVVEADPLRYFPHKARLQQALAKLDLLVVLDYLASETGKQAHIFLPTLTIYEAGGTFINQEGRVQRAAAVQTCGTPLIQVAGGAHPPRSYSATVPGGESSSAWQILLELGKDQPGGVKIGPDLWSLVKGSHEVLADLPPPAEFPAEGIRVACGPGTTERPAINWSGQKTGSGSSQLEILTVDRIFGTEELSIYSPALQQLEEQPCLFIHADDAAQRGLTDGERVIVQLESGTLEADLSVRSDMARGVLLLPRHRLLSWQQLGVGVVRVPMEKVKKAAAM; this is encoded by the coding sequence ATGCCCACTATTGTAATTGACGATCTGGAAATAGAAGTGGTGGAGGGCACCAGAGTCATCGAGGCGGCGGAGCAGCTCGGCATCATGATCCCCAGGTTCTGCTACCATCCCGCCCTGGGCTCGGTGGGCGCCTGTCGGGTCTGCGCCGTCAAATTCCTGCAAGGCCCAGTCAAGGGTATGCAGATGAGCTGCATGGTGGAGGCCACAGACGGCATGGTGGTCTCCACGGTAGATGAAGAGGCGGTTGCTTTTCGCCGACAGGTAATCGAATGGCTCATGCTCAACCACCCTCACGATTGCCCGGTGTGCGACGAGGGAGGCCACTGCCTGCTGCAGGACATGACCGTCTCCGGGGGGCACGGCATCAGAAGGTATCTGGGCAGGAAGAGAACCTACCATGACCAGTATCTGGGCCCGCTGGTACAGCACGAGATGAACCGCTGCATCCATTGCTACCGTTGCGTCCGCTACTATCAGGAATTCTGCGGCTACAGAGACCTGGGCGTCATGCAGAGCGGCAGCAGGACCTATTTCGGCCGTTTCATTGACGGCGTCCTGGAAAGCCCTTTTGCCGGCAACCTCATTGATGTCTGTCCTACGGGGGTGTACACGGATAGACCTTCCAGGTTCAAGGGGAGACAGTGGGATTTTCAGCGTGCTCCCTCCCTGTGCCTGAACTGTTCTCTCGGCTGCCACATCACTGCCAATGCACGCTACCGGGAGGTAGTGCGTTTGGAAGCCCGGCCGAGTGAGGTGGTGAATGGTCACTTCGTTTGCGACCGGGGCCGCTACGGTTTCGAGTATGTAAACCACCCGGAGCGCCCCCGCCAGGCCCGGGTCGATGGAAGGCTGGTGGGTGTGCCCGAAGCCATCGATATTAGCCGGCAGAGATTGGCAGAGATTGCGGCTCATTGGGGCCAGTCCTCCATTGCAGGCGTGGGTTCCGCCAGAAGCTCTCTGGAAAGCCAGGCCGCATTGAAACAAGTGTGTGGTGCAACTGGATGGCGAGGACCGGTTTTTTTTACAACAGCCGACCAGGCCAGGAAGGTGCGGGCTGCAGCAGCAGGCATATCTCTGGAGTCGGCAGCGTCTTTGTCAGATTTTACCAGGGCGGACTTTTTGCTGGCTGTAGGTGCCGATCCTCTTCAGGAAGCCCCCATGGCTGCCCTGGCCATGAGGCAGGCCGTGAGGGCCGGCGCCAGGGCTGTGGTTCTGGACCCGAGGCCTGTATCTCTGCCGTTCAACTTCAGCCAACTATGCATGCCTCCAGATGAAATAGAGTTTCATGTGGGGCTTCTGGTAAAAGGAGCCATTGAGAAAGAGGCTGTGGAACATCTGAGTGAAGAGCTCCGCCAGGTCTACCAGGCATTGCCGTCAGATGATTTTCCAGCCAGTGGCACTGGCGAAAAAACGTCTGAACTGGCTGCAGTGCTCAAGGGCTGCCAACATCCTCTGCTGGCGTGCGGTACAGATGTGGTGCGGACCAGCACGCCGGCGCTGGTGGCTGCCTGCGTCCAGCTGTTGCGTGCTGCCGGCAAAGAGGCGTCACTGGGCTATTTCCTGCCGGGCCCGAACAGTTTCGCCGCAGCTCTGCTGCACTCTGGCCAGACATCGGTTGCCCAGCTGGTGGATGAAATTGAGGCTGGAACCGTCAAGGCCGTGATTGTGGTGGAAGCCGATCCACTCAGGTATTTTCCTCATAAAGCGAGGCTGCAGCAGGCCCTGGCAAAACTGGACTTGCTGGTGGTTCTGGACTACCTTGCCTCCGAGACTGGCAAACAGGCTCACATCTTCCTGCCCACCCTGACTATCTACGAGGCCGGGGGAACCTTCATCAACCAGGAGGGCAGGGTGCAGCGGGCAGCCGCAGTCCAGACCTGCGGCACTCCCCTGATACAGGTGGCAGGAGGTGCCCACCCGCCGCGCAGTTACTCTGCAACAGTGCCCGGTGGGGAGAGCAGCAGTGCGTGGCAGATTTTGCTGGAACTGGGCAAAGACCAGCCCGGGGGTGTGAAGATCGGTCCTGACCTCTGGTCCCTGGTAAAAGGCTCCCATGAGGTGCTTGCAGACCTGCCGCCTCCTGCCGAGTTTCCTGCAGAGGGCATCAGAGTCGCATGCGGCCCTGGTACAACTGAACGGCCTGCAATCAACTGGTCTGGACAGAAAACAGGGTCGGGGAGCAGCCAACTGGAAATCCTCACTGTGGACAGGATCTTCGGCACTGAGGAGCTCTCCATCTATTCCCCGGCTCTACAGCAGCTCGAGGAACAGCCATGTCTGTTCATCCACGCTGATGACGCAGCCCAACGCGGCCTGACAGATGGTGAGCGAGTAATAGTCCAGCTCGAAAGCGGCACTCTGGAGGCCGACCTTTCGGTGCGGTCCGATATGGCTCGGGGGGTCCTGCTGTTGCCGCGGCACCGGCTGCTGTCGTGGCAGCAACTGGGAGTCGGCGTGGTGAGGGTGCCAATGGAGAAAGTCAAGAAAGCCGCTGCAATGTAG